One genomic region from Amycolatopsis sp. FBCC-B4732 encodes:
- a CDS encoding type I polyketide synthase: MANEQKLRDYLKFVTADLKDTRDRLADVEARDREPVAIVAMSCRYPGGVGSPEDLWQLVESGTDAIGGFPADRGWPAGSFQGGFLYGAGEFDAGFFGISPREALAMDPQQRLLLETSWELLERAGIAPKSLKRSSTGVFVGGAASGYGTSAGDNEEVAGYLLTGTAGSVLSGRLSYHLGLEGPSVTIDSACSSSLVALHLAAQALRRGECTLAIAGGVTVMATPGTFAEFDRQGGLAADGRCKAFADAADGTGWAEGVGMLLVERLSDARRLGHPVLAVLRGSAVNSDGASNGLTAPNGPSQRRVITAALAAARLSTSDVDVVEAHGTGTSLGDPIEAQALLETYGQDRSTPLWLGSVKSNIGHTQSASGVAGVIKMVMAMRHGLLPRTLHAEEPSSQVDWTAGAVELLTSAREWTADRPRRAAVSSFGISGTNAHVILEEVESAAPSPTEVTGPVPWLISARGADALRAQAAALVPFADAGLPDVGAALLNGRTAFEDRAVVVGASADEMRAGLAALASGGSSPTSVHGSVTPGALAVLFTGQGAQRVGMGRGLYARFPVYAAAFDAVLAHFEPSLREALDDAELLNRTEFTQPALFAVEVALFRLVESFGIRPDFVAGHSIGEISAAHVAGVLSLEDACRLVAARASLMQALPAGGAMVSIAAPESEIVLTGGVSIAAVNTPESVVISGDESAVLAIAAQFPKTRRLKVSHAFHSPLMDPMLEDFRAVAEGLEHRSATIPVISNVSGALAEPFTADYWVRHVREAVRFADGIATLKAEGAQIFLELGPDGVLSAMVDGTAISALRRDRDDERALLSALSTVHVHGVDVDWTAFLPAETHADLPTYAFQRQHYWLTGTAEVSTEDKAFWTAVESADTGDLAIALGLEQDLAEAVRPALSAWRHRSRRDRTVAGWRYRAEWTPLTPAAGNPGRWLLVAPAGDETAARLGELLTGVVSLTTAGESRAELADRLREVASAGTGAASPSTAGKLVTALTDQLNDADQAWTGVLSVGGDVATTTALVQALGDAGIAAPLWCLTSDTPAQAGIWGLGRSAALEVPERWGGLVELPAEPDEHTTRQLLAVLGGREDQVAIRTSGVFGRRLVPAPADTARDWRWRGTVLITGGTGALGARAARWAAANGAERLVLTSRSGPDAPGAPELAAELTAAGTPTVIEACDVADRDAVEALLNRIPDLRAVVHTAGVLDDGVLDTLTPERLARVEAAKVTGALHLDELTHDLDAFVLFSGLAGTLGAAGQAGYAAANAQLDALAEARRAAGQPALAVAWGPWAGGGMADDGVTARLGAAGLRPLDPDLALAALGRALAAGDTTVAIADVDWPVFGRAFAAARPSPLLAELAPAAEAPVVVERTAAGVLDLVREHVAAVLGHASAAAVDRDRAFSDLGFTSLSAVELRNRLRTATGLDLPATLTYDHPDPATLARHLHGLLAGSAPDVSTPAAVAASDDEPIAIVAMACRFPGEVRSPEDLWDLVARGADALSAPPADRGWPSGLAAVRPGGFLSGAADFDAGLFGISPREALAMDPQQRLLLETTWELFERAGLDPRSLRGERIGVFAGTNGQDYPALLTDAGDDVAGYVGTGNAAAVVSGRIAYSFGLEGPAVTVDTACSSSLVAVHWARQALRAGECSMAIAGGVTVMSTPGAFVEFDRQGGLAPDGRIKAFADGADGTGWGEGVGLLLVERLSDARRNGHEVLAVVRGSAVNSDGASNGLTAPNGPSQQRVIRAALADAGLAPSEVDAVEAHGTGTKLGDPIEAQALLATYGQDRSTPLLLGSVKSNLGHTQAAAGVAGIIKMVMAMRNGVLPQTLHVDRPSSHVDWTSGAVEVLTEPRKWLSDRPRRAGVSSFGISGTNAHTILEQAPEEAVVHDTAPVGVLPVPVSAQTEEGVRALARRLLAGERGALPDVAFSLATGRAALPRRAVVVASDDAELVRGLTALAEGASDPSVVRGDAAPGPLAVLFTGQGAQRAGMGRGLSERFPVFASAFDDVCARFPDLRTAFDDAELLSRTEFTQPALFAIEVALFRLAESFGVRPDFVAGHSIGEISAAHVAGVLSLEDACRLVSARASLMQALPAGGAMVSIAAPESAIVLTEGVSIAAVNGPESVVISGDEAAVLKIAAEFPKTKRLTVSHAFHSPLMDPMLDEFRAVAETLTYHPAAIPVISNVSGALAEPFTADYWVRHVREAVRFADGVSTLEAAGVGVFLELGPDGVLSSMVPGTAIPALRRDRDEERTFFTALAGLHAAGVPVDWAELPGHRIPLPTYAFQRERFWPTPASRPVGGEVDAQFWAAVDRADAAGLSAGTGVPESDVAKVLPALASWRRDRAETAVADSWRYRVTWLPIAEPTPATAGSHVAVAASGAARRWADALGVPVVEPHELGAADGVVLIAAPGDDALVTAMELARAGVTAPLWCVTLGAVEVPGDDSPGDPGLAALWGFGRALALETPDHWGGLVDVPAVPDEHQVGRLRAIIAGQAGAGEDQLALRPVGVFARRLVRAPLTAPAWSPRGTVLITGGTGALGATVARWAAGAGAEHLVLLSRSGPAAPGAGELADELRAAGAKATVLACDVGNRADLARTLERLPEITAVVHAAGVSQATAFADLDDAGFHRIREAKVAGARHLDELLGDDLEAFVLFSSIAGVWGSGGQTAYAAANAELDALANQRRARDRVATSVAWGPWAEGGMAADPAAQEHLRRRGLATLAPEKALAALRRAGDENVVVADVDWARFVPAFTATRPSRLLAELPEARVEEPQKAVDQGDGFRTKLAGLSPADQLAELVTLIRTEAAHVLGHATTAAVDPKRAFTELGFDSLTAVELRGRLAAETGLELPATLVFNHPNTTALAEHLRAQLGDSTPSVLAELERLETALAGGEPDRLTRGELTVRLQALLSRYAEPAAVPAPAGGLEFADDDALLEFINNDLGKL, from the coding sequence ATGGCCAACGAGCAGAAACTCCGTGACTACCTCAAGTTCGTCACGGCCGATCTGAAGGACACCCGCGACCGGCTCGCCGACGTCGAGGCCCGGGACCGGGAGCCCGTCGCGATCGTGGCCATGAGCTGCCGCTACCCCGGCGGCGTCGGCTCGCCCGAAGACCTGTGGCAGCTGGTCGAATCCGGCACCGACGCGATCGGGGGCTTCCCGGCCGACCGCGGCTGGCCCGCTGGTTCGTTCCAGGGCGGTTTCCTTTACGGGGCAGGCGAATTCGACGCCGGTTTCTTCGGCATCTCGCCCCGCGAGGCCCTCGCGATGGACCCCCAGCAGCGGCTGCTGCTGGAGACGTCGTGGGAGCTGCTGGAGCGGGCCGGGATCGCGCCGAAGTCGTTGAAGCGCAGCAGTACCGGTGTGTTCGTCGGCGGCGCGGCTTCCGGTTACGGCACGTCCGCGGGTGACAACGAAGAGGTCGCGGGCTACCTGCTCACCGGGACCGCGGGCAGCGTGCTGTCCGGGCGGCTGTCCTACCACCTCGGGCTGGAGGGGCCGTCGGTCACGATCGACTCGGCGTGCTCGTCGTCGCTGGTCGCCCTCCACCTGGCCGCGCAGGCGTTGCGGCGCGGTGAATGCACCCTGGCGATCGCCGGTGGGGTGACCGTGATGGCCACCCCGGGCACGTTCGCCGAGTTCGACCGGCAGGGCGGCCTGGCGGCGGACGGTCGCTGCAAGGCGTTCGCCGACGCCGCCGACGGCACCGGCTGGGCCGAGGGCGTCGGCATGCTGCTGGTCGAACGGCTGTCGGACGCGCGGCGCCTCGGCCACCCGGTCCTGGCGGTCCTGCGCGGTTCGGCGGTCAACTCCGACGGCGCGTCCAACGGCCTCACCGCCCCCAACGGCCCCTCCCAGCGCCGCGTCATCACCGCCGCCCTCGCCGCGGCGCGACTGTCCACATCGGACGTGGACGTCGTCGAGGCGCACGGCACGGGTACTTCGCTCGGCGACCCGATCGAAGCGCAGGCGCTGCTCGAAACCTACGGCCAGGACCGCTCGACCCCGTTGTGGCTGGGGTCGGTGAAGTCGAACATCGGGCACACGCAGTCGGCGTCCGGGGTGGCGGGCGTGATCAAGATGGTCATGGCGATGCGCCACGGCCTGCTGCCGCGCACTTTGCACGCCGAGGAGCCGTCGTCGCAAGTGGACTGGACGGCCGGCGCGGTGGAGCTCCTCACTTCGGCGCGTGAGTGGACTGCTGACCGGCCGCGCCGCGCGGCGGTTTCGTCGTTCGGGATCTCCGGGACGAACGCGCACGTGATCCTCGAAGAGGTGGAGTCCGCGGCGCCTTCGCCGACCGAGGTGACGGGTCCGGTGCCGTGGCTGATCTCGGCCCGTGGCGCGGACGCTTTGCGTGCGCAGGCGGCGGCACTCGTTCCGTTTGCCGACGCCGGCCTTCCGGACGTGGGCGCGGCGCTGCTCAACGGCCGCACGGCGTTCGAGGACCGCGCCGTCGTGGTCGGTGCCTCGGCGGACGAGATGCGGGCCGGGCTGGCGGCCCTCGCTTCCGGGGGCAGTTCCCCGACTTCGGTGCACGGCAGTGTGACGCCGGGTGCGCTGGCGGTGCTCTTCACGGGCCAAGGCGCGCAACGGGTCGGAATGGGTCGCGGTCTCTACGCGCGCTTTCCCGTCTACGCCGCCGCTTTCGACGCCGTCCTCGCCCACTTCGAGCCCTCGCTCCGCGAGGCCCTCGACGACGCCGAGTTGCTCAACCGCACGGAATTCACCCAGCCGGCGTTGTTCGCCGTCGAGGTGGCCCTGTTCCGTCTCGTGGAGTCCTTCGGCATCCGCCCGGACTTCGTGGCGGGTCACTCGATCGGCGAGATCTCCGCCGCCCATGTGGCCGGGGTCCTGTCCCTCGAGGACGCATGCCGCCTGGTCGCCGCTCGCGCCTCGCTCATGCAGGCCCTCCCCGCCGGTGGCGCGATGGTGTCGATCGCCGCTCCCGAGTCCGAGATCGTCTTGACCGGGGGCGTGTCCATCGCCGCGGTAAACACGCCCGAGTCAGTGGTCATCTCCGGCGACGAGTCCGCGGTCCTGGCGATCGCCGCGCAGTTCCCGAAGACCAGGCGTCTCAAGGTCAGTCACGCGTTCCACTCGCCGCTGATGGACCCGATGCTCGAGGACTTCCGCGCGGTCGCCGAGGGTTTGGAGCATCGCTCTGCGACGATCCCGGTGATCTCGAATGTGAGCGGTGCTCTCGCCGAGCCGTTCACCGCCGACTACTGGGTCCGCCACGTCCGCGAAGCGGTCCGCTTCGCCGACGGCATCGCCACCCTCAAAGCCGAAGGCGCGCAGATCTTCCTCGAGCTGGGTCCGGACGGGGTGCTCAGCGCGATGGTCGACGGAACCGCGATCAGTGCTCTGCGACGAGATCGGGATGATGAGAGAGCACTGCTCTCGGCGTTGAGCACCGTTCACGTCCACGGCGTCGACGTCGACTGGACCGCCTTCTTGCCCGCCGAAACGCATGCCGACCTGCCGACCTATGCCTTCCAGCGGCAGCACTACTGGCTCACCGGCACTGCCGAGGTGTCCACTGAGGACAAGGCGTTCTGGACGGCGGTCGAGAGCGCGGACACGGGCGACCTCGCCATCGCACTCGGCCTCGAGCAGGACCTCGCGGAAGCGGTGCGCCCGGCGCTGTCGGCGTGGCGGCACCGCAGCCGTCGGGACCGGACGGTCGCCGGCTGGCGGTACCGCGCCGAGTGGACCCCGCTCACCCCCGCCGCCGGCAACCCCGGGCGGTGGCTACTGGTTGCCCCGGCGGGCGACGAAACCGCCGCTCGCCTGGGTGAGCTCCTCACCGGTGTCGTGTCCCTGACCACCGCTGGCGAGTCCCGCGCCGAGCTGGCGGACCGCTTGCGCGAGGTTGCCTCGGCGGGGACCGGCGCCGCGTCCCCGAGCACGGCGGGAAAACTCGTCACCGCGCTGACCGATCAGCTGAACGATGCCGATCAGGCATGGACCGGTGTCCTGTCCGTCGGCGGCGACGTCGCCACGACCACCGCCCTCGTCCAAGCGCTCGGTGACGCGGGAATCGCCGCGCCGCTCTGGTGCCTGACCAGCGACACCCCCGCCCAAGCCGGGATCTGGGGGCTCGGCCGCAGCGCCGCGCTGGAAGTTCCCGAACGCTGGGGCGGACTCGTCGAGCTTCCCGCCGAACCGGACGAACACACCACCCGACAGCTCCTCGCCGTGCTGGGTGGGCGCGAGGACCAGGTGGCCATCCGCACGTCCGGCGTCTTCGGGCGCCGGCTCGTGCCCGCCCCGGCCGACACCGCGCGCGATTGGCGGTGGCGCGGCACCGTCCTGATCACCGGCGGCACCGGCGCGCTCGGCGCCCGCGCCGCGCGGTGGGCGGCGGCGAACGGTGCCGAACGGCTCGTCCTCACCTCCCGAAGCGGTCCGGACGCCCCAGGCGCGCCCGAACTGGCCGCCGAGCTGACCGCGGCCGGGACCCCGACGGTCATCGAGGCCTGCGACGTCGCCGATCGGGACGCCGTCGAAGCCCTCCTCAACCGGATCCCCGACCTGCGGGCCGTGGTGCACACCGCGGGCGTGCTCGACGACGGCGTCCTCGACACGCTGACCCCCGAGCGCCTCGCGCGGGTCGAGGCGGCCAAGGTCACCGGCGCCCTGCACCTCGACGAACTGACCCACGACCTCGACGCCTTCGTGCTGTTCTCCGGGCTCGCCGGCACCCTCGGCGCGGCCGGGCAGGCCGGGTACGCCGCCGCCAACGCCCAGCTCGACGCCTTGGCCGAGGCGCGCCGTGCCGCCGGGCAGCCCGCGCTGGCCGTGGCGTGGGGGCCATGGGCCGGCGGCGGGATGGCGGACGACGGCGTCACTGCCCGCCTCGGTGCGGCGGGGCTCCGGCCGCTCGATCCGGACCTCGCGCTCGCCGCGCTCGGTAGGGCGCTCGCCGCGGGGGACACGACCGTGGCGATCGCCGACGTCGACTGGCCGGTGTTCGGCCGGGCGTTCGCCGCGGCCCGGCCGAGTCCGCTGCTCGCCGAGCTGGCGCCGGCCGCCGAGGCGCCCGTCGTCGTCGAACGCACCGCCGCCGGGGTGCTGGACCTCGTCCGCGAGCACGTCGCCGCGGTGCTCGGGCACGCTTCGGCCGCGGCGGTCGACCGCGACCGGGCGTTCAGCGACCTCGGGTTCACGTCCTTGTCGGCGGTCGAGCTCCGTAACCGGCTGCGCACCGCGACCGGGCTCGACCTGCCCGCCACCCTCACCTACGACCACCCCGACCCGGCGACCCTCGCCCGGCACCTGCACGGCCTGCTCGCCGGTTCGGCGCCGGACGTGAGCACGCCGGCCGCGGTCGCCGCGAGCGACGACGAGCCGATCGCGATCGTGGCCATGGCGTGCCGGTTCCCCGGCGAAGTCCGGTCGCCGGAAGACCTGTGGGACCTCGTCGCGCGCGGCGCCGACGCGCTGTCCGCCCCGCCCGCCGACCGCGGCTGGCCGTCCGGCCTCGCCGCCGTCCGGCCGGGCGGATTCCTGAGCGGGGCCGCGGACTTCGACGCCGGCCTCTTCGGCATCTCGCCCCGCGAGGCGCTCGCCATGGACCCGCAGCAGCGGCTGCTGCTGGAAACGACGTGGGAGCTGTTCGAGCGCGCGGGCCTCGACCCGCGTTCGCTGCGCGGCGAGCGCATCGGCGTCTTCGCCGGCACCAACGGCCAGGACTACCCGGCGCTGCTCACCGACGCGGGCGACGACGTCGCCGGCTACGTCGGCACGGGCAACGCGGCGGCGGTCGTCTCCGGCCGGATCGCGTACTCGTTCGGGCTGGAAGGCCCGGCGGTCACCGTGGACACGGCGTGTTCGTCGTCGCTGGTGGCGGTGCACTGGGCGCGGCAGGCGCTGCGGGCGGGCGAGTGCTCGATGGCCATCGCGGGCGGTGTCACGGTGATGTCGACCCCGGGCGCGTTCGTGGAGTTCGACCGGCAGGGCGGCCTCGCCCCGGACGGCCGCATCAAGGCGTTCGCCGACGGCGCGGACGGCACCGGCTGGGGCGAAGGCGTCGGCTTGCTGCTGGTGGAGCGGTTGTCGGACGCGCGGCGCAACGGTCACGAGGTGTTGGCCGTGGTGCGGGGTTCGGCGGTGAATTCGGACGGTGCGTCGAACGGCTTGACGGCGCCGAACGGTCCGTCGCAGCAGCGGGTGATCCGCGCTGCTTTGGCGGATGCGGGTCTTGCTCCGTCCGAAGTGGACGCAGTGGAAGCACACGGCACCGGGACCAAACTCGGTGACCCGATCGAAGCGCAGGCGCTGCTGGCGACCTACGGTCAGGATCGCTCGACGCCGCTGCTGCTGGGTTCGGTGAAGTCGAACCTGGGGCACACGCAGGCCGCCGCCGGGGTCGCCGGGATCATCAAGATGGTCATGGCGATGCGCAACGGTGTGCTGCCGCAGACGCTGCACGTGGACCGTCCTTCGTCCCATGTGGACTGGACGTCGGGTGCGGTGGAGGTGCTGACCGAGCCGCGGAAGTGGCTGTCGGACCGTCCCCGGCGAGCGGGTGTTTCGTCGTTCGGGATCTCGGGGACCAACGCGCACACGATCCTGGAGCAGGCGCCCGAGGAGGCCGTCGTCCACGACACGGCGCCGGTCGGGGTGCTGCCGGTGCCGGTTTCGGCGCAGACCGAGGAAGGTGTGCGTGCGTTGGCTCGGCGGCTGCTCGCCGGTGAACGCGGTGCGCTGCCGGACGTGGCTTTCTCGCTGGCGACGGGCCGTGCGGCCTTGCCGCGGCGGGCGGTCGTGGTCGCTTCGGACGACGCTGAGCTGGTTCGCGGGTTGACGGCGTTGGCGGAGGGTGCGTCGGATCCGTCCGTGGTGCGCGGGGACGCCGCGCCTGGCCCGCTCGCGGTGCTGTTCACCGGTCAGGGCGCGCAACGGGCCGGGATGGGGCGGGGGCTGTCCGAGCGGTTCCCGGTGTTCGCCTCGGCTTTCGACGATGTGTGCGCCCGGTTCCCGGACCTGCGGACGGCTTTCGACGACGCCGAGCTGCTCAGCCGCACGGAGTTCACGCAGCCCGCGTTGTTCGCGATCGAGGTGGCGCTGTTCCGGTTGGCCGAGTCCTTCGGTGTCCGCCCGGACTTCGTGGCCGGCCACTCGATCGGCGAAATTTCGGCTGCTCACGTGGCCGGGGTGCTGTCCCTTGAGGACGCCTGCCGGCTGGTCTCGGCCCGCGCCTCGCTCATGCAGGCCCTGCCCGCCGGTGGGGCGATGGTCTCGATCGCCGCCCCCGAGTCCGCGATCGTCTTGACCGAGGGCGTCTCGATCGCGGCCGTGAACGGTCCCGAGTCCGTGGTCATCTCCGGTGACGAGGCCGCGGTGCTGAAGATCGCGGCGGAGTTCCCCAAGACCAAGCGTCTCACGGTGAGCCACGCGTTCCACTCGCCGTTGATGGATCCGATGCTGGACGAGTTCCGCGCGGTCGCCGAGACGCTCACCTACCACCCGGCGGCAATACCGGTGATCTCGAATGTGAGCGGTGCTCTCGCGGAGCCGTTCACGGCTGACTACTGGGTGCGGCACGTGCGGGAAGCGGTCCGATTCGCCGACGGCGTCTCGACGTTGGAGGCTGCCGGCGTAGGGGTGTTCCTGGAGCTGGGTCCGGACGGGGTGCTGAGTTCGATGGTCCCCGGCACGGCGATTCCCGCGCTGCGGCGGGACCGCGACGAAGAACGAACGTTCTTCACCGCACTGGCCGGGCTCCACGCCGCCGGGGTCCCGGTCGACTGGGCGGAGCTGCCCGGCCACCGGATTCCCTTGCCCACGTATGCTTTCCAGCGCGAGCGGTTCTGGCCCACCCCGGCTTCGCGCCCGGTCGGCGGCGAGGTCGACGCCCAGTTCTGGGCGGCCGTGGACCGCGCGGACGCGGCCGGTCTGTCGGCTGGGACCGGGGTGCCGGAATCGGACGTGGCGAAGGTGCTGCCGGCGCTGGCTTCGTGGCGTCGCGACCGTGCCGAGACCGCGGTGGCGGACTCCTGGCGCTACCGGGTGACCTGGCTCCCGATCGCGGAGCCCACCCCGGCGACCGCCGGGAGTCACGTGGCCGTGGCTGCCTCCGGAGCGGCTCGGCGCTGGGCCGATGCGCTGGGAGTCCCGGTCGTCGAGCCGCACGAGCTCGGTGCGGCCGACGGGGTCGTCCTGATCGCGGCACCGGGCGACGACGCGCTCGTCACCGCCATGGAGCTGGCCAGGGCCGGCGTGACCGCGCCCCTGTGGTGCGTGACGCTCGGCGCGGTCGAAGTCCCCGGCGACGACAGCCCCGGCGACCCCGGCCTGGCCGCGCTCTGGGGCTTCGGTCGGGCGCTCGCGTTGGAGACCCCGGACCACTGGGGTGGCCTGGTGGACGTGCCGGCGGTCCCCGACGAGCACCAGGTCGGCCGCCTCCGGGCAATCATCGCCGGCCAGGCCGGCGCCGGCGAAGACCAGCTCGCGCTCCGCCCCGTCGGCGTCTTCGCCCGTCGTCTCGTCCGCGCCCCGCTGACCGCGCCGGCCTGGAGCCCGCGGGGAACCGTCCTCATCACCGGAGGAACCGGTGCACTGGGCGCGACCGTCGCTCGCTGGGCCGCCGGGGCGGGCGCCGAACACCTCGTCCTCCTGAGCCGAAGCGGCCCGGCGGCACCCGGGGCCGGAGAACTGGCCGACGAGCTGCGCGCCGCCGGAGCCAAGGCGACCGTCCTGGCCTGCGACGTCGGCAACCGCGCCGACCTCGCCCGGACCCTCGAACGGCTCCCGGAGATCACCGCCGTCGTCCACGCCGCCGGGGTGAGCCAGGCCACCGCGTTCGCCGACCTCGACGACGCCGGCTTCCACCGGATCCGGGAAGCCAAGGTCGCCGGGGCCCGGCACCTCGACGAACTCCTCGGCGACGACCTCGAAGCCTTCGTCCTCTTCTCGTCCATCGCGGGAGTCTGGGGCAGCGGCGGCCAGACCGCCTACGCCGCGGCCAACGCCGAACTCGACGCACTCGCGAACCAGCGTCGGGCACGCGACCGGGTCGCCACCTCCGTGGCCTGGGGCCCCTGGGCCGAAGGCGGGATGGCCGCCGATCCGGCCGCCCAGGAG